GTTTGGCACAAATGCACTGTGGCAGAGAAATTATTCCTGGAGCTCCCAAGGCCATTTGGGAAGGTGTGGAGGCAATTCTGGGTCACACAGCTGCTTCAGCAAATGCAGCCCCACACTTTTATCTCTGGGTGAAGGATTGCTGTGGCTGACCTGACTCCTTGCTTCCCTTGGCTTTATCTGTATTGCCAGAAGCTTCTCTGTGAAGCTGAGTGGGGTTTgaccagagcagagcccaggcaggtGGTCAGTGGGATGGGAAGCACCCTCTGCTCCCGGGAAGGCACATGCAGGACACCTCGCTGGCAGGGCCACTTGTTTGGTGCTCTGGAAGTTTGGCTGGCAAAGGATGGAGAGGAAGTTTAGACTTTGTCCAGGGCAAAGGCAACTCAGTGACACCCATGTGGGTGCTGATGTCTGCCAGtggagctgtcctggctgccAAACAAGGACATGATCCTCACAGCACAGATGGCCCTGGAAGTGGAAACGCTGTGGGGGCGTTCCAGGGGAAACCCTGAGATGGGAACACAAAGGAGACCAAGCTGCCCTTACTTGcatgctgtgtgtgtgtcctccACAGGGCTGTGATGTGTTGTGTCCCTTGGGGAGCAGACCAGAGCAGCCTCTGTGTGCACTGGGCACTCCTGGGCACAAAGCACTGCCCTCAGAACTTCCTGATGTGGCAACCTGAGTCCAAATAGTccctggaaggtgtccctgtccatggcagggggttggaacaagatgatatttaaagtctcttccaacccacactattctgtgattccctctGCTGGGACTGCAGGACATTTGAAATCAGGTTGCATCTGGTGTGAAACCAGATACTTCTGGTCATGTCCTCCCTGACTTTTTACTGTCAGAGCACTGGGGATATTCCCCATATTCCCAGTAAAGCCGTCAGGCTGGAGCTTCAGCCCTAATCTGCTTTCACCatctcccctctgccccacagTCAGTGTGGTGGCTGCTACGTGTCCAGCCCAGAGGTAGCAGTGAAGGGTGTGTGTTTGAGAATTAACAACTCCCGTGTGTCTGGGCTTGCTGACTTGCTAGGCTGGCAGGAATGCTGCTCCCACTGACCCGAGGAAAAGGTGTCTGTAGGGAAAGTCCAGGGAATGTGTCCCAaggagctcagcagagccctccctgctgtggAGGGCATGGAGTTACAGCAAAACTCCAAAGTGCAGGAAGCAGAAacccttccctccccaaacaGAGCTGTTTGGCTCCTGCTGACTCACCCTAACTCttgcctttgttttccttgcagATTCATGGAACAGCATCCAGAAATGGACTTTTCAAAGGCTAAATTCAACTGAGCTCTTTCCCTACCCCCCCTCTTTCAGTCAGCCCATTGAATGGGGCAGGATATGTTTGGTTGGATATTCCTCACCTTGGGCAAGTAAAACTTCAGCATCCCCCACCCGAGCTTGCTGTGGAGGCACCTGCTCAGTCACCCTCAGtgtcctgggagcagcaggcagggccccagagcagctccagacagaGCCATCTGCCACAATTCCCAAAGGGCAGtgaggagagaaggaggggTTAGAGCCGGAAAGCTGAGAGAGCCAGACCTGAGAGGTTTTGGGATAAATCCTAAAGGTATTGCTtcacttccctgggctgctctgagctgctcatCTGCTCTTTGCCACCGGCACAGGTACTCCTGAGTTCTactccctcctgctctcctgtgaAAACAAGGGTcagtttattttgtaaaataaatcttttccTGCCTTCTTGGGAAGTGAAAACAGCAGTTGAAAAGCACAGCTATTGCAGTGGAGACAGACCCTGcttctccttgctgctgctcctgtttgtGCCAGAAGTGGGACAGCTGGAGCACTctggggctcccagcagggatggagagatcagcctgctgtcctggagcaaggagaggctggagagtcTGTGGCTGTGGGTGGGAGAGGATGTGGGGGGCTTTGGGGATGCTGTTGTTGCTGGGAGTGTCTCCTGCCTCTTTCCCAAGAGCCTCTCTCCCCGCTGCGCTCTGTGCAAGCTCCTGCTGACGAGTGGCATCACTCTGCATGTTCCTGTCTGTTAAAACTGCAGTGcaacataaaggaaaacaagtgGAATATCTCAGGCAGAGTGTGTGGTTTCTGTGGCAGAAGGGATCTGggatccaggctgggagggagaaggaagggatgGCGGgggtgctgtgcctgtgctctctgcagctgcctgtgaaTACCTCATGCTCCCAGCTCTGGACTGATGGTCTCTCCCTCCCTCAGGAAgtggcagtgggagctgtgtCTTGCTCAGGAGTGCTGCTgagccccattcccagctcaaACCCCAAggtggctgctccaggctctgctctccacAGAGCAGCACGTGACCACACCAGGAAGCCACCCTTGCCCCAGGTCTCCATTATGCCAAGCTAACAAGGAGAGTGTCAGGAAATCCTGGGCTCTATCCAagatccctgctgctgtggctcttccctctgcctcccccaAACATTTCCACCTCCTCCTCAAGGGATGGGCACAAATGGCTGAAAATCCTGTTTGGGCAAAGTCCAGCCTGGCGCAGCACCTGGAGTGGTGGGGTTGTGTTtgagcagcagagcactgtTCGCGTGAAGTCTCTCAGTTTTACAGACTCTTGGGGTTAAAAAGCAGCCCccacccagcagagcagtgacCTTGAGGGTGAGCAAGGACCCAGATCAGGGCAGCTGCCTCTGGACTGCTCTGGGATGGATCTTCCTGCCTGTTTGTCTTACAGATCCCCTTCACCCACCTGCCTTCCCCCTACGCCCACCTGCCTGCCTCTGCTTTGGCCCGGATAATAGAGCAGCATCTGTTTTCGTAAAAAACCTTGAACTATGCTGGATTTGAAGGTTTTAGCCCCAGAATGAGCTACCTGCCTGTCTGCACTGAGCCCTGGTTTGTGGGACAGGtgagctgggagggctgggctgctctggggtgtgaCGAGCCTCAACCTGTTCTCAGCTCTGTCAGGGAACCGCAGGGAAGCCAGGGGAGAGGTTTTGGGAGGAAGGAGAGTCAGTGGGAGAACGGGGTCATGCCTGGTGCCCTGACCCGCGCAGGAGGTGAACGCCCGGACCGTGTTTGTGAACGTGGCtgatcccagagctgcccctggacTTCGCCCCCTCGGCCAGCGGAACAGAAGGTGTTTCACTGCCGGCCTTGTCCTCTGCAAACACCCCCggccactgctgtccccaggccaaAGTGAGTTGGGAGCACCCTTTTGCTTCCTGAGGCAGCTTCCCCTGGGATAAACCCTGCTGggtcagagcagctgctcagggcttAAGGAATGCAAAGCCTCAGTCTGAGTCCCTGGAGACCACTGAGTGTGGCCTTGTCCCTGTGCCCACGGCAGGGAAGTGCTGGGCAGCACCAGGATCCAAACCGTGCACACATCCCCTTGTGTGGTGCcaagccccagcagagctggaagggcGGTGCTGGACAGGGACAGGTCACTGAGGTCCCCCTGGCGCTCCATACCTGTGCCGGGTCACCTGGAGGTGCCCGGTCATCTGGAGAAGCCGTTTCGGTGCTGCCACCAGCTggagggcagagcccagagctcctCACCTGCCCAGGGCCCCTCCCCACCTCCTGTAAAAGCAAGGCCTTTGCAGGCACaacaggctctgcagagagctttCTACAGGGTAGTTTTCCCCAGtcatttgggtttttcctttaACAGCAACTCCTTAGCTTTTATTAATGAATATTGCAGCTCAGAGCATTTGGGAACTATCCCAGTCTCCAGGACTGCTTTGGGAAGAGCAATGAAACAGCAAAACCCCAAGGAAGGGAACAGGAACAGCAAGTATTGGATGTTACTGTGTCGTTTCAGGAGCCTCAGCTGATCAGTTACTGCAAGGGCCAGGCTGTGAGGAATTAGGGTCCATCCATCTGCTTCCTAATGTTTAAGccatactgaaataaataattcagcagCTCAGGGTGTGGATATGGAGAGGTATTTCTTTAACACTCCTGCAGCcattccctgcagagctcctgagcTGCCCTCACTCGATCCCTGGGCAGGGGAAGAGCTCGggctgggcaggacagggatCCCTCCAAGGGCACAGCACAACAAAGACCCAAAAAGTGGGAGTGTCTGGAGACTCTCCTGGCAAAACCAAGCtcaataaaaccaaacaacGTCTTCAGGAAAAGCCAGGTGCTGAGTCAGGCTCCTAGAAGGAAGTACCTGTGTGAGAGAACACCTCCACAGGTGTGTGGCCAGGTAAAGACTCTTGTGTTTGTGAGGTCTCCACTTGGGCAACCCAGTCAGCTCACTCAGCAGAACACTCAACACTAATGCCCAGAGCAAAAACCACTCCAGCAAGAGCCAAGATAGCTCCATTCACAGCAAACAACTTCCTGCAGACAAAAACCCCATGGACTCATCCCATGTGTGGATGTGAGCAAGGAATCCCAGGCCTATGCAGCAAACTGGGAAACTGCTGAACACAACTGGGCTGACAGGCCCCACCCAGCTGGTCTGAGGGCTCCAGACACAAAAACATCCCCAGAGACCCTTCTCAGCCGAGAGAAGGCAGCCTTTACCTGTTCATGGCTCTGAAATCCTCCCAGGAAACACATCCTGGTCCTGTGCATCGGCGGGAAACCCCCAGGGCACCTGcccaccccctgccccaggagggTGAGGGAAGATCGGTGGCCAGGAATGGAGCCCTGCAGGTTATCCTGGGGTTTGTACTGAAATTGGGAAGTGTAGAACTGGTCCTTCAAGTCACAGGGTCAGAGGCTGGGCCACCCTCCATCCCTGAGCTGATCCTGCAGAGCAAACCCCACATTTGCTGCCACGAGCCGGTGACGTCACAGGGACAACCTGGGAATTCTCTCCCCAGGCTCAGCTTTTCCAGAGCTCAGTTCCAGCatcactgcccagggaaggtcCAAGTTTCCCTGCATGACAACAAACACTTCCCCAGAGGCTCCTTCATTTGCATCCAGACACCAACCTGGCATTCAGGATCCCCCTGGAGCTACCAAAGGGATGAAAATGTCTTTGTCCATCTGGGACTGCAGGAATCAGCCACCCTCTGTGCAACCCCCACCCCAGGATCCCCAGGCTGATGAAAACAGGAATGTAAAAGTCACAGCACAGTAAAGAGCACAACTTTTACTTTATAAAAAAGACGAAACCAGAACATTTAAGGCCAATGAGTGCAAAAGAATCCCAAAAGACACCACAGGTGAACCAGCTTCAGGGACCATCGAGTTGACAGTCTGCCTCTTAGTGAGTTTCTGGGGGGCTTGGGGTTTTCTTGGCTAGTTTAATCCCCACACGCTCACTCTTCATACCCAGACTAACCactaaaaatgtgtatttgctCTGTACCAGTGACTGCAGCTCGTTGCAAGCCCAGCTCACCCCTCATCTCCAGAGCACAGCCCATGGAGCTGTGTCAGTGTGACCCATGTGACACCTCAGAGAACAGCTTTGAGGAAACCTGTCCAAATAACGACGTACAAACCCATGAGAAGCAGAAGCCAAGCAGGTCCCTCAGGATGGGCAGCATTCGGAAGGAGGTGACCTCAcacagctcccctgggagtcccagcctggccttgctTCTTGTCTTTTCCTTGTATAAGCTCAATTTCTCATAAACCAACAGCTTTAAACAcaaagcagggagaggaagcCAAATCCAAGGCTCAGTCTCTTCCCTTTATCTTTGAAATATCTCTGTCAGTCTCTCCAGATGTGGTCTCAGTAATGCCCCTGATTTCTGGAAGCACACTCTGAAAACAGCCAGTGGTTTACAGAAACAGGCTCTAACAGGGACTGGAACTGTCCATTTCAAAGGGTTTTGGCCTTTTAAAGAAGCCTGAGAACTCGTGAGAGGAATTAAATCCTTCCTCCTTGCCCAAACCTCTGAAGAGCAATCACAAGCTATAAAATAAAGGCACATTTCAGTTCAATTAAGGCACATTTCAGTCCAACTGAGGCATATTCCAGTGCATCTAAGGCACAAAACCATGGTCCACACCAAAGCCTGGGGCCTATTTGGGCTTCCCTCTCCCCAAAATCCAGTGGGTGTGTTTATCTTACGGCTGGTAAATTCAATgaagcattttctgtttgtgtccAAGGGCACCCAAAGCTCCAAACAAGTCCCATGGCTTGATGTGTTTACTTTGTGATAAACAACCAAGTGACAACACCACAGATgcagcttcctcctgctgcagccctccaGGTCAGCTGGCACTGAGCCCTCGGGATAGCAGTGCCCATCTCCTGGCTCCCACTGCCTTCCAGAGAGCAGCAAAGGGAAAGACAAGGTGCTGAGTGCccacagggaaaggcagggacTAGCAGTGTCTCACAAACCCTCTGCTGACACTCTCAGGATCCTTTCCTTTTGAAGCAAACCAAAGGATTGGAAGGGATTTTTCAGCAGAACAGTCAAACAGCCCAGTTCTGAAGCACAGAAAGTTAGGAGTGAATCAAGTGTtcccctcacctgctccaggctctCCCAGGGGAAACAaggagggctgggcagaggggtgaggagagctgctggcaggtcAGTGTGTGCTCCCAGGTGCcaccaggctggcagagctcagagctgatCCCCAGAGTCTGCTCatgcaggggcagcccagcAGACaccccagcccccagcactggcCCCCTCTCAGGACACAAGCCAAGAGGCCACAAATTAAATGAACCCCATAAACCTGAACCTTCTCCTCACGAGGCAGTAGGAGGTGACACCAAGGctcagcagggaaaggcagatcTGCCTACTGAAAACACCATGAGTAGAAGACTTTGGGTTTGTGGGACCAAGACAGGCACTTTAAATAGAGATTTGGGTCCCTAGAGAGCAGGATCTCAGCCCGCACCTCAACAtcagcaccagcacagagaCACCACACAGTTATTCCCCATCCAAGTTCACTCAGGCAACGACAGGAAGCAGAACTGTACAACAGGTCCTCaaagcagggaaagggctgAGCCACTGAGGCTGCTGGAGCTAAATGTGATTTACAGAAATCACAGAGGCACAAGTTCTCTGCTACTTCCTTGTCCATCTTCTCCTCCCTGGGCACACATTCCACCTCCCAAGTTCATTAGCTCTGCAGTTTGCTTCCTTGATTgtccaaaaaacccaaaaatatccAGTGAAATTCAGACAGCAGGACGAATCTGGCTTCAATAAGGATCAGGGtagactgagaaaaaaaaaatcaaacatggCACAGCACACTCCACATGGAAGGAGGAGGATTGTGGCTGCAGCAAAGGCCTGGAATGCCTCCTTGCTGCTTGGGTCCTTTAACAGTACACCTGGAGGAGAGGTGCCCCGGACGAGTCAGTCTCTGTGTCCTGGAAAGAGGAATCTCTGCTGGCTGGAGAGCCTtggggaggaaagagaagagatgGTGCCATTAGCCCAGGGGAagcacagcagcctggcagtggGGAAGCAGCTGCCACAAAAGGCTTTGTGTACCATGAGGGAGGAGAAAGCCACACAAAGCCATGGCAGGGAACAGCCCTGCCTGCATTGCAGCCATCtcccaggacagagctgctgtgcaagAGGAAACTTGTCTTGTagccctgggctgctctttGGGAGGACAGAGCTTGGGGCAGCCCATCACTCTTGCCTGCTTCCCTTTTGCACAGTTCCTTTTGTTCCCAGTCTCACCCAGCTATGACCTCTGGCAGTCACACCCCAAATTCAGCCCCAAACTTTGTCAAGGTACAGAGAGACTGAAAGCTCTCAGGTCGGGTCCTGTGCAAGGACAGGGAACATGCCACTCTTGGATTTCACCCCTTTTCAGAAAGATCCACCAACCCAGCGAGTGTCCGAGCTCCATCACTCCAAAAGCCCAGGAGGACTGGGGGGAACCTGAGGAGCAGGGTCAGCTCAGCCTTTGTGGACAGTGAGGACATGAAAGAGGGGAGGTTCAGGGCTCTCCTCTGCAGCCACACCCAGGCAGGTGCGTTACCTGcgctgctgtgctgcctcatGTTCCTGGCCATCACATCCGCCGGGGTCTCCTCCGATATCTGCACGGCCAGCTCTGCAATGGAAGCCAGGAGTCAGCAGAGGATGAGGTACAGGATGACTCAGCACTAAGGATCCCTGTCAGGGAACACCCTCAGGGAACAGGACAGGCAGAATCTCATTCTTCCCACTGCTTCTGCCATTGTCCGGATAGTCTGAGCCACGTGTCCTTAAATCCCAGGAGCAGCCTCCCTGCTAATCTGGGAAGCACAACACCCACACCGTTTCCTCTGCTACTTCTGGATATCTCCTTGCTCCCACACTCAGCTTTTCAAGGTTTTTCTACAACAAACTCATTATAACCTGCTCTGGAGCTCAGACACTTGAGGCTGCTCCCacaaggaggaagaagcagcagcactggtgctGTGGAAcagcccttccctcctctttgcAGGGATGTTCACTGTGTGGAGGAGGTCTGGGCTCTGAGGACACACTGTCACTGGAGTCTAAGGGTGGCATTAGCCAGGCAGCACATGGGAGAGAGCCAGCTGACTAACTGGACATCCTCGGGCACAAGCAGCTTGTCTGGTCCTACCAGTTCAGTTTGACTCACCGTTTTTCTGCCTCCCTTAGATGAGcacaggcagaagcagcagcagcagcacaatcCCATCTATTGCTCAGCACAAACCTCATGGGCAAGGAAAGACAGGTTCAAGAAAGCCACAGCACAGGTAGGAGGGTGAGACGCAGAGCTCTCCACTCACACACCCCAGCAGAACAAGCCCACTGGGGACAGACCAGCTTCCAGCCCCGCTGCAGTGCCACATCTCTGTGGCTTTGATGAGACaaccctcctgcagcacccagggacccccagggaccccccgTACCGTCCTGGCTGATGACCATGGACTCCAGCATCGTCTCGTTCCCGCTGTCCGGCGCGTTGCCCCGGCCGGACTTCTCCTCATGGTTCTGGCTGGCCGGGATGGAGATGTGGGGCCGGACCCGGCTTTTGCGGGTGCTGATGCGGATGATGCCTCGGACCAGCCGGCACTCGGCATCCTGCTCGTCCAGGTTGTAGTCCTGAGTTATGCTGTTGATGAGGTCCGAGATCTTGTTGGTCTTCTCCAGGAAGACGGTGTCCGAGGTGCACTTGGCCAGCTCGTCGATCTGGTGGACGCTGAACAGCTCCGTGAGCTTCTTGAAGATCAGGATGTCGATCTGCCTGCTGGACATGGAGCCGTTCAGCTCACTGATGTCCACGTCGGACTCGTGGAAGGAATAGTACTCCTCCGAGCTCCGGTGGCTGCTGGGCAGCGGCGGCTTTTCTATGCTGTTCCTGAagggcttctccagcagctccttgcagcagGAATCAGATTCCAGGTGGTGGTTAGTGTTCCTGTTTGGATAGACAGGGATGCCCTTCAGCTTCACGTCTGGGTAACTGAAACTGCTGCCCATGCTGGACTTTTTGATCTGGTTCCCGTTCTTCTCAGCAGGAGAGGTGTTGGTGGGGCTGTTTGGCAGCCGCCCATTGTAGTCTCCGTTCTTCCCATCATCTGTGGAGGTCTCAGCAGGCCCCGGATAGGGAATGCAGACACTGCAGTCCTGGAAGCAGCCCCCACACGTCACTATGCAACAGAAAACTGCCTTGTATGTGTTCCAGGCCTGAgacagggaggagcagcagaagctcTGGTTTGGGGGAGCCTCTGCTGTCCCAGAGATGAAGGTGATGGTCTCTGCCTCCCGGCCGTTGGGGTCTTTGAGCTCGGCCTTGCGCCCTTTCCTGTCCCGCATCTGCTGGGCTCGGCTGCAGCTGGCTTTGATCTCGGGCGTGGAGCCACTGAACACCTCCAGGCTGACATCTGTGTCCCTGGCTGCCCGTGCCCGCAGGGGCACGGcctcctggcagggctgctcctgctgccgAGCGCCGCTCAGCTCGGGGGGCAGGCGGCTCCTCCGGCCCAGCATGGCTCGACACTCGGGCACCTGCAGAACACAGGGGGTCAAACCAGAGCAATCCAGCCACCACTAGTCCCACCTCAGCGAGCTGTCCATCAGCACAGAGGGATCTGACAGCCAGAGATTCCCAAAGCCAACACTGCAATGGTTTTCAGGAATATTTCGCGTCAGGACTCGTGCTGCTCTCACTCAGGGCCCGCGTTCCGGGGCTCTCCCACCACCCAAGCCTTGCTGCTTCCTTTGGGTAGATGCTCTCATCAGAAGAGAGATGCTTTAAAAGGGTTATTTCCAGACATCAAAATCCCTGTAACCTTCAGAAGAGTTTCCTCCACGCAGCTGGAAGAGGAGTCAGCTCCAGAGCAAtgaaggagcagcacagctggaggtgGAGCCACTGACGGGCTCCAAAGGGaaagtatctttttttaaacaacttcCCTTTGTCTTGCATTCCTCAGGATTAGGCTGGGCCCTGACAG
The sequence above is a segment of the Vidua chalybeata isolate OUT-0048 chromosome 25, bVidCha1 merged haplotype, whole genome shotgun sequence genome. Coding sequences within it:
- the KDF1 gene encoding keratinocyte differentiation factor 1 — protein: MLGRRSRLPPELSGARQQEQPCQEAVPLRARAARDTDVSLEVFSGSTPEIKASCSRAQQMRDRKGRKAELKDPNGREAETITFISGTAEAPPNQSFCCSSLSQAWNTYKAVFCCIVTCGGCFQDCSVCIPYPGPAETSTDDGKNGDYNGRLPNSPTNTSPAEKNGNQIKKSSMGSSFSYPDVKLKGIPVYPNRNTNHHLESDSCCKELLEKPFRNSIEKPPLPSSHRSSEEYYSFHESDVDISELNGSMSSRQIDILIFKKLTELFSVHQIDELAKCTSDTVFLEKTNKISDLINSITQDYNLDEQDAECRLVRGIIRISTRKSRVRPHISIPASQNHEEKSGRGNAPDSGNETMLESMVISQDELAVQISEETPADVMARNMRQHSSAGSPASRDSSFQDTETDSSGAPLLQVYC